One region of Novipirellula artificiosorum genomic DNA includes:
- a CDS encoding corrinoid protein, whose product MSDNSPDLTKLFDAVLVGDAKAALEITNAALAAGVDPQCLITEQMTPAMDEVGKRFENHEYFVPELLIAARAMKGALEIVRPLLVDRGVEPVGRVVIGTVKGDLHDIGKGLVASMLEGGGFEVTDLGVDVSADTFVEKAQEVNASIIAVSALLTTTMTGMKAVVEAVQAAGLQQACKVIVGGAPVTQQYADSIGADGYSNNASAAVALARQLVA is encoded by the coding sequence ATGTCAGACAACTCACCGGATCTCACCAAGCTATTTGACGCTGTGCTCGTTGGCGACGCGAAAGCAGCCCTGGAAATAACCAATGCAGCCCTCGCAGCTGGCGTGGATCCACAGTGTTTGATCACCGAACAAATGACCCCCGCGATGGACGAAGTTGGCAAACGCTTCGAAAACCACGAGTACTTCGTTCCGGAACTACTGATTGCCGCTCGAGCGATGAAGGGGGCCTTAGAAATCGTTCGCCCCCTGCTCGTTGACCGAGGGGTGGAGCCGGTCGGGCGAGTCGTGATCGGAACGGTCAAAGGTGACCTGCATGATATTGGCAAAGGCTTGGTGGCATCCATGCTAGAAGGGGGTGGCTTCGAAGTCACGGACCTTGGAGTCGATGTGTCGGCGGATACGTTTGTTGAGAAGGCACAGGAAGTCAACGCCAGTATCATCGCGGTGTCGGCGCTACTAACCACAACGATGACCGGCATGAAAGCGGTCGTCGAAGCGGTGCAAGCCGCGGGGCTTCAGCAGGCGTGTAAGGTGATCGTCGGCGGGGCACCGGTGACGCAGCAATACGCCGATTCGATCGGAGCGGATGGATACAGCAACAACGCCAGCGCCGCAGTGGCACTGGCACGTCAATTGGTTGCTTAG
- a CDS encoding YebC/PmpR family DNA-binding transcriptional regulator, translating into MAGHSKWANIQHRKGRVDAQRGKMWSKLSKAIIVAAKTGGGDPDANIRLRKAIDDAKALSMPKDNIQRAIKRGTGELDGGEVEELLYEGYGPGGVAVMCEVMTDNRNRTTPELRSMFGKFGGNIGNTGCVSYLFDRKGLFVFDGESVCEEKVTEIALENGGDDVESEEGKIQVTCDPDSYSSLLDAFQAAGLEPEMASISQIAQTMVELEGSVAKSVLRLLEALDDHDDVQNVSTNLDITDDMFDEE; encoded by the coding sequence ATGGCCGGTCACTCAAAATGGGCAAACATCCAACATCGAAAAGGTCGCGTCGATGCCCAACGCGGAAAGATGTGGAGCAAGCTAAGTAAGGCGATCATCGTTGCGGCAAAGACCGGCGGCGGCGATCCCGACGCGAACATCCGACTTCGCAAAGCGATCGATGATGCAAAAGCGCTCAGCATGCCCAAGGACAATATCCAGCGGGCCATCAAGCGGGGCACCGGCGAACTGGATGGCGGTGAAGTCGAGGAACTGCTGTACGAGGGCTACGGCCCGGGCGGTGTCGCCGTGATGTGCGAAGTGATGACCGACAATCGCAATCGCACCACGCCTGAACTGCGCAGCATGTTTGGCAAGTTTGGTGGCAACATCGGCAATACCGGTTGCGTCTCCTATCTGTTCGATCGCAAAGGCTTGTTCGTGTTTGACGGCGAAAGTGTTTGCGAAGAAAAAGTTACCGAGATCGCGTTGGAAAATGGTGGCGACGATGTCGAATCGGAGGAGGGGAAGATCCAAGTGACTTGCGATCCGGATTCCTACTCATCGTTGCTCGACGCGTTTCAAGCAGCGGGCTTGGAACCCGAAATGGCATCCATCAGCCAGATCGCACAAACGATGGTCGAACTCGAAGGCTCGGTCGCCAAATCCGTCCTGCGGCTGCTTGAAGCCCTCGACGACCATGACGACGTTCAAAACGTTAGCACGAATCTAGACATCACCGACGACATGTTCGACGAAGAATAA
- the rbfA gene encoding 30S ribosome-binding factor RbfA, producing the protein MSTRRLLKAAEAIREVVASTILTQLRDPRVKDVTVIGVQVTPDMREAKVAVSVMGNEAQQQLALRGLENSAGFLQSKIAKRIESRYTPKLSFTLDKGAHNALVVGELLAKIRQEQEGETGSTEDDLENQGDVEPQDDREPQDEEELQEDTMDGSTDGDHDVKSSDL; encoded by the coding sequence ATGTCCACTCGTCGTCTCTTGAAAGCTGCCGAAGCCATTCGCGAAGTCGTTGCTTCGACGATTCTGACCCAATTGCGTGATCCGCGAGTCAAGGATGTCACGGTGATCGGAGTCCAGGTGACGCCGGACATGCGAGAAGCGAAGGTTGCCGTAAGCGTGATGGGGAACGAAGCCCAACAACAACTGGCGTTGAGAGGACTCGAAAACTCTGCCGGTTTTTTACAAAGTAAAATCGCCAAGCGAATCGAATCTCGGTACACCCCGAAGTTGTCCTTCACGCTCGACAAGGGGGCTCACAACGCGCTGGTCGTGGGCGAATTGTTAGCCAAGATTCGTCAAGAACAAGAAGGCGAGACAGGATCCACCGAGGACGACTTGGAAAATCAGGGGGATGTGGAGCCCCAGGACGACAGGGAACCCCAGGATGAGGAGGAGTTGCAGGAGGACACGATGGACGGATCGACCGACGGCGATCACGATGTGAAGTCGTCTGACCTTTGA
- the infB gene encoding translation initiation factor IF-2 has protein sequence MPARIYALAKELNLDSKDLVDLVKKVGITGKGSALASLSDDEVVKVREHLAGASKAAPPKMASPKAAAPMAAVRDSVVPQERKPVAIKISRPSSKAAKSTAGGSKQATPAPIRSPLFGTASDAKPSEEKPTAPTTDVAAKVVSAEKPAAASSAPLSGAGPLSKAGSTGNTGPLSRAGQPAAEKPAAAASSPAEEATPSLASRVANKIGFGSKALPKKTSEPVAPIRRDASASAGGPIRSLDRPAGLGGDKKVGAGGKQGSKPKRREPRINVKMASLPDAPETAMPKTAPGEPKAQKPDIKLSKDVIAGHKQGMKAPLEQLAAEDSESKRGGTRKIGSGGLSGFTGEKGRKGGRGPEVEEEKPRKKGIAGMASARAERSRGGGGRRKQNDSFDRMGGGNARESRYQRRTLKRKGTNTAAPRKEKVELELPCTVRSFSEAAGVPVAQVLRVLMGMQMMININSELDLNTAELIATEMELDIELKASETLEDEVISGLESIEDTAESLIARPPIVTFLGHVDHGKTSLLDYLIGIDVVSGEAGGITQHIRAYEVDKDGRSVTFVDTPGHEAFTEMRARGANVTDIAVLVIAADDGIMPQTEEAISHAKAAEVPIVVALNKCDLEGVDPNRVLTQLTEHQLTPSEWGGDVEVIRTSAIKGTGMDELLETLLTIAEMNEYTANPDRNAIGVCLESEQQGDRGVVAKLIVQSGTLRVGDIVVCGPSHGRVRAMRDTLTGKEVKQAGPSTPVNVMGLDQAPGAGDRFHVLEDISKAREIAASRAATSNRESLSGSTTKVSFENFQEMLQGGRLGVSEDKVKLNVIVRADVKGSLEAIDKELTKFDHPEVEIRVLQRSVGGVTLADVTLASASDAVILAFNVIPDELARSLSEERGVQIRRYEVIYKLTDDIKAMIEGRLKPEERVVELGRALVKQVFQISRIGTIAGCYVAQGMFQRGCRVRVHRDGRTIGDYPLDSLKRVKEDVKEVPRGMECGIRLHGFNDIKQDDVLEAYRIEEVARTLD, from the coding sequence GTGCCCGCACGCATTTACGCGCTCGCAAAAGAACTGAATTTAGACAGCAAAGATCTCGTTGATCTGGTGAAAAAAGTCGGCATCACCGGTAAAGGTTCGGCGCTTGCCAGCCTTTCCGATGACGAGGTCGTCAAAGTCCGCGAACACCTCGCTGGCGCTTCGAAAGCTGCACCTCCGAAAATGGCAAGCCCCAAGGCGGCTGCGCCGATGGCGGCAGTCCGCGATTCGGTCGTTCCTCAAGAACGGAAGCCGGTCGCGATCAAAATCAGTCGCCCCTCGAGCAAGGCTGCTAAATCGACTGCCGGGGGATCGAAACAGGCCACGCCCGCCCCGATCCGTTCACCCCTTTTTGGCACCGCCTCGGACGCAAAGCCGAGCGAAGAGAAACCCACGGCGCCAACGACCGACGTGGCCGCCAAGGTGGTGAGTGCTGAGAAACCTGCCGCCGCTTCCTCGGCGCCGCTCAGCGGAGCGGGTCCGTTGAGTAAAGCGGGGTCAACGGGAAATACGGGGCCGCTCAGCAGGGCAGGTCAGCCGGCCGCCGAAAAGCCTGCGGCGGCGGCAAGTTCGCCTGCCGAAGAGGCCACCCCCAGTTTGGCGTCGCGCGTCGCAAACAAGATTGGCTTTGGCAGCAAGGCCTTACCGAAGAAGACCTCCGAGCCGGTCGCGCCGATTCGTCGCGATGCTTCTGCTTCAGCCGGGGGGCCGATCCGATCGCTCGACCGACCAGCGGGATTGGGGGGCGACAAGAAAGTTGGCGCCGGTGGCAAGCAAGGTTCGAAGCCGAAACGACGCGAACCCCGAATCAACGTCAAAATGGCCTCGTTGCCAGACGCACCTGAAACGGCAATGCCCAAGACAGCTCCTGGCGAACCCAAAGCCCAGAAGCCCGATATCAAGCTCAGTAAAGATGTGATTGCCGGTCACAAGCAAGGGATGAAGGCCCCGCTCGAGCAATTGGCTGCGGAGGACTCGGAAAGCAAACGCGGCGGGACGCGCAAGATCGGCAGTGGCGGATTGAGTGGGTTCACGGGCGAAAAAGGACGAAAAGGCGGCCGCGGCCCTGAGGTGGAAGAAGAAAAACCTCGCAAGAAAGGGATTGCGGGGATGGCCAGCGCTCGGGCCGAACGGTCTCGAGGCGGCGGCGGACGCCGCAAGCAAAACGATTCGTTCGATCGAATGGGAGGCGGCAACGCTCGCGAATCTCGCTACCAACGTCGGACGCTCAAACGCAAAGGCACCAACACCGCGGCACCCCGAAAGGAAAAGGTCGAACTGGAATTGCCATGCACCGTTCGAAGTTTCTCCGAAGCCGCCGGAGTCCCGGTCGCGCAGGTGCTTCGCGTGCTGATGGGCATGCAAATGATGATCAACATCAATTCGGAATTGGATCTTAATACCGCCGAGTTGATTGCGACCGAAATGGAGCTCGATATCGAGCTGAAGGCATCGGAGACGCTCGAAGACGAAGTGATCTCGGGCCTCGAATCGATCGAGGATACTGCCGAGAGTCTGATCGCTCGACCGCCGATCGTCACCTTCCTCGGTCATGTCGACCACGGCAAAACCAGTTTGCTCGATTACCTGATCGGTATCGATGTCGTCAGTGGCGAAGCGGGCGGGATCACTCAGCATATTCGCGCCTATGAGGTCGACAAGGATGGCCGATCGGTGACCTTTGTTGACACGCCAGGCCACGAAGCGTTTACCGAAATGCGTGCTCGCGGTGCCAACGTGACCGATATCGCAGTGTTGGTGATTGCTGCGGACGACGGAATCATGCCGCAAACCGAAGAAGCGATCAGCCATGCGAAAGCGGCGGAAGTGCCGATCGTGGTGGCACTGAATAAGTGTGACTTAGAAGGGGTCGATCCCAATCGCGTGCTGACTCAATTGACCGAGCATCAACTCACCCCAAGTGAATGGGGTGGCGATGTCGAAGTGATCCGGACCAGTGCGATCAAGGGCACCGGGATGGACGAGCTACTCGAGACGTTGTTGACCATCGCGGAAATGAACGAATACACCGCCAACCCCGACCGCAACGCGATCGGCGTTTGTTTGGAATCCGAACAACAAGGCGACCGAGGTGTGGTGGCGAAACTGATCGTGCAAAGTGGCACCCTCCGAGTGGGTGACATTGTGGTTTGTGGTCCGTCCCACGGCCGAGTCCGAGCAATGCGGGATACGTTGACCGGTAAAGAGGTCAAGCAAGCCGGACCGAGTACTCCGGTTAATGTGATGGGGTTGGACCAAGCACCGGGCGCCGGCGACCGATTCCACGTGCTCGAAGACATTTCCAAAGCACGCGAGATTGCTGCGAGCCGAGCAGCAACCAGCAATCGCGAGAGCTTGTCTGGCAGCACAACCAAGGTTTCGTTTGAAAACTTCCAAGAGATGTTGCAGGGCGGCCGATTGGGCGTGTCCGAAGACAAGGTAAAGCTGAACGTGATCGTGCGTGCCGACGTCAAGGGCTCGCTCGAAGCCATCGACAAGGAATTGACCAAGTTCGATCATCCCGAGGTCGAGATTCGCGTGTTGCAACGAAGCGTGGGCGGTGTGACGTTGGCCGATGTGACGTTGGCCTCAGCCTCGGACGCGGTGATTTTAGCCTTCAACGTGATCCCCGACGAACTGGCTCGTTCATTGTCCGAAGAACGTGGCGTTCAAATCCGACGCTATGAGGTGATTTACAAGTTGACCGACGACATCAAGGCGATGATTGAAGGGCGACTGAAACCCGAGGAACGGGTCGTCGAACTGGGACGGGCTCTGGTCAAACAGGTGTTCCAGATTAGCCGCATCGGAACCATCGCAGGTTGTTATGTCGCTCAGGGAATGTTCCAACGAGGTTGCCGCGTGCGGGTCCACCGCGATGGTCGCACCATCGGTGATTATCCGCTCGATTCACTCAAACGTGTGAAGGAAGACGTCAAAGAAGTTCCGCGAGGAATGGAATGCGGGATCCGGTTGCATGGATTCAACGATATCAAGCAAGACGATGTTCTGGAGGCGTATCGAATCGAAGAGGTCGCCCGAACGCTCGATTAG
- the nusA gene encoding transcription termination factor NusA — protein sequence MNPQDILRYVDSLHREKNIDTEIVFSAIESALQTAAKRQYGEDANISVHLNRENGRISAVLDDEELGDDQIGRIGAQTAKQVIIQKVKEAERDTLMNEYREQVGQIVAGIIGRADGGVATVNLGNVEAILPRSEQIPGESLHAGERVRAVVFEVKAAGNRVRVVLSRTRPQLVQALFEQEIPELAEEVIAIKSISREPGYRSKVAVSSVDTQIDPIAVCVGYRGSRIKAVREELAGEHIDVVRWSDDPQVMIPNALQPAAVEQVLLCDMIGRAIVLVQEDQLSLAIGRRGQNVRLASKLCGWDIEIMTGGELEEQIERAVGGFSQIEGITDEIAQSLVEQGYLSYDDLSVIEPDLFMEMSGLSEEQVERIVDTAEARAEEAEKAAAEERRNRKEKERLMREAEASGIAEPEVAEPEVAEPEVAEPEVAEPEVADPEVAATESLESELEPVAESEPVDAETPQDDASDPDSSATRTS from the coding sequence ATGAATCCGCAAGACATCCTCCGTTACGTCGATTCGCTTCACCGAGAGAAGAACATTGACACCGAGATCGTCTTTTCTGCGATCGAGTCGGCACTGCAAACGGCAGCGAAGCGTCAGTATGGCGAGGATGCAAATATCTCGGTGCATTTGAATCGTGAAAACGGTCGGATTTCAGCTGTTCTTGACGACGAGGAATTGGGTGATGACCAGATCGGGCGAATCGGTGCCCAGACAGCCAAGCAAGTCATCATTCAGAAAGTTAAAGAGGCCGAACGCGATACGTTGATGAACGAGTATCGTGAGCAAGTCGGGCAAATCGTCGCGGGGATCATCGGCCGAGCCGATGGAGGCGTCGCGACGGTGAATCTCGGGAACGTCGAAGCGATCCTGCCCCGTAGCGAGCAGATCCCGGGGGAGTCGCTGCATGCCGGTGAACGAGTGCGCGCAGTGGTCTTTGAGGTCAAGGCGGCCGGAAACCGCGTCCGTGTCGTGCTAAGCCGGACTCGGCCACAGTTGGTTCAGGCACTCTTTGAGCAAGAAATTCCGGAGTTGGCCGAAGAGGTCATCGCAATCAAATCGATTAGCCGCGAGCCTGGCTATCGCAGCAAGGTCGCCGTCAGCAGCGTGGATACGCAAATCGATCCGATCGCTGTCTGTGTGGGCTATCGTGGTAGTCGGATCAAGGCCGTTCGCGAAGAATTGGCTGGCGAGCATATCGACGTGGTCCGTTGGAGCGACGATCCGCAAGTGATGATCCCCAACGCATTGCAACCGGCGGCAGTCGAGCAGGTGTTGCTTTGTGACATGATCGGTCGCGCCATTGTCTTGGTCCAAGAAGATCAGTTGTCGTTGGCGATCGGACGCCGAGGCCAGAATGTCCGCTTGGCCAGCAAGTTGTGCGGATGGGACATCGAAATCATGACCGGTGGCGAACTGGAAGAACAAATCGAACGAGCGGTCGGTGGGTTCAGTCAGATCGAGGGGATTACGGACGAGATTGCTCAATCGTTGGTCGAGCAAGGATACTTGTCGTACGATGACCTTTCCGTCATCGAGCCCGATCTGTTCATGGAGATGAGCGGATTGAGTGAAGAGCAGGTCGAGCGAATCGTAGACACCGCCGAAGCAAGGGCCGAAGAGGCGGAGAAGGCCGCTGCGGAAGAGCGACGCAACCGGAAAGAGAAAGAACGCTTGATGCGTGAGGCCGAGGCGTCGGGAATCGCTGAACCGGAAGTCGCCGAACCGGAAGTCGCTGAACCGGAAGTCGCTGAACCGGAAGTCGCTGAACCGGAAGTTGCTGATCCGGAAGTTGCCGCAACCGAGTCGCTAGAAAGCGAATTGGAACCGGTTGCGGAATCGGAACCAGTTGATGCAGAAACGCCGCAAGATGATGCTTCCGATCCAGATTCTTCTGCAACCAGAACGAGTTAG
- a CDS encoding aminotransferase class V-fold PLP-dependent enzyme, which yields MTLNRIYLDHAATSWPKPPHVLDAMDRYARLCGAAAGRGQYGSAHEADAIVHQVRRSLARFIGASSTESIALFSNGTTAINAAIFGVVRNADHVVTTAAEHNSVLRPLAHLQSSGRITLSVVGCDRDGIVSAEEVLGAVTDQTSLVAVGSAGNVTGAEQPIEEIGRHLAEHRAMFLCDAAQSFGYLPMNVETLGVDLLAAPGHKGGTGPQGTGFLYVHPERFDRVEPIVFGGTGSQSESLSMPIVMPGKLEAGNLNVPALAGWAAGLTVLLEQSELRSASHCQRLAKRLHAGLTSIDGLRVFGKPSRLPIASVAAEGMSPIDLAAILDAEFGIETRAGLHCAALVHSYLGSAPEGTLRISGSVVTTDEEIDQVVAALQAILGEA from the coding sequence ATGACACTCAACCGTATCTACTTGGATCATGCCGCGACGTCATGGCCGAAGCCGCCACACGTTCTCGATGCAATGGATCGTTACGCCCGGTTGTGTGGTGCAGCGGCAGGGCGTGGCCAGTATGGTTCGGCACACGAGGCGGATGCGATCGTTCACCAAGTGCGACGATCCCTGGCCCGATTCATCGGTGCATCGTCGACCGAATCGATTGCCCTGTTTTCCAACGGCACCACAGCAATCAATGCGGCCATTTTTGGCGTGGTTCGCAACGCAGATCACGTTGTCACCACGGCTGCCGAACATAACAGCGTTCTGCGACCACTCGCTCACCTGCAAAGCAGCGGTCGAATCACATTATCCGTGGTCGGCTGTGACCGGGACGGGATTGTCAGCGCCGAGGAAGTCCTCGGAGCCGTTACCGATCAAACCTCGCTCGTCGCCGTGGGGTCGGCGGGCAATGTAACGGGCGCAGAGCAGCCAATCGAAGAGATCGGACGTCATTTGGCGGAGCATCGGGCAATGTTTCTCTGTGACGCCGCCCAATCGTTTGGATACTTGCCGATGAACGTCGAGACGCTTGGGGTCGACTTGTTGGCGGCACCGGGGCACAAAGGCGGGACGGGACCACAAGGAACAGGGTTTCTGTATGTCCATCCAGAACGGTTCGATCGAGTCGAACCGATCGTGTTTGGCGGAACCGGCAGCCAATCGGAATCGTTGTCGATGCCGATCGTGATGCCAGGAAAATTGGAGGCGGGCAATTTAAACGTCCCCGCACTGGCGGGCTGGGCCGCTGGTTTGACCGTCTTGCTCGAGCAATCGGAGTTGCGTTCTGCCAGTCATTGCCAGCGATTGGCGAAACGCTTGCATGCGGGATTGACCTCGATCGATGGTTTGCGCGTGTTTGGAAAGCCAAGCCGTTTGCCGATCGCAAGTGTTGCAGCTGAGGGAATGTCACCGATCGATTTGGCGGCAATTCTTGATGCGGAATTTGGCATTGAAACTCGAGCCGGATTGCACTGTGCGGCGCTAGTCCACTCGTATCTTGGAAGCGCCCCCGAGGGGACGCTTCGGATCAGCGGATCGGTCGTGACAACCGACGAGGAGATCGACCAAGTCGTCGCGGCGCTGCAGGCAATTCTTGGCGAAGCCTAA
- a CDS encoding molybdopterin synthase catalytic subunit — translation MNPHSDAIAVELVDHAIDMTRLDDFVADPDVGAKGWFCGVTRRTTGTQITRSLSYDAHRPMATTELLRLATDAVERFGLTRLVIVHRLGEVAVGQASIVIGCSSPHRKQTFAALPWLMDQIKTDVPIWKKEHFEGGATEWVHPTDS, via the coding sequence ATGAACCCCCACTCCGACGCGATCGCGGTCGAACTTGTTGATCACGCGATCGACATGACACGTTTGGATGATTTTGTCGCGGATCCCGACGTTGGGGCCAAAGGGTGGTTTTGTGGAGTCACGCGACGGACGACCGGGACCCAGATCACCCGGTCGCTGTCGTATGATGCCCACCGGCCGATGGCGACCACCGAATTGCTTCGATTGGCAACCGATGCCGTCGAGCGATTCGGCTTGACGCGTTTGGTCATTGTGCATCGACTCGGCGAGGTTGCCGTGGGCCAAGCCAGCATCGTGATCGGCTGCAGCAGCCCCCATCGAAAACAAACCTTTGCCGCGCTTCCCTGGTTGATGGACCAGATCAAAACGGATGTCCCAATCTGGAAAAAGGAACATTTTGAGGGCGGCGCCACCGAGTGGGTGCACCCAACGGACTCCTAG
- a CDS encoding MoaD/ThiS family protein gives MKFNVLLFAAVREAADADAIAIELNDDATAKDVLEEVAQRLPSVSGLLPACRVALDSRYVAPDTAVAAATEIAIIPPVSGG, from the coding sequence ATGAAATTCAACGTGCTCCTTTTTGCCGCCGTTCGCGAAGCAGCCGATGCGGATGCGATTGCGATTGAGCTGAATGACGATGCGACCGCCAAGGATGTGCTTGAAGAAGTCGCACAGCGTTTGCCGTCCGTCTCTGGTTTGTTACCCGCTTGTCGGGTCGCACTCGATTCTCGCTATGTCGCCCCCGACACTGCGGTGGCCGCGGCGACCGAAATCGCCATCATTCCACCGGTCAGTGGAGGGTAA